Within Halobacterium jilantaiense, the genomic segment TCCGTTCCTCTTCGGTATCGCGCTCCCACTCGTCGAGTGAGATGCCCTGCGGCTCCGCTGCCGCGCTCATGATGCTCCTGGTCGGCGTCTCCGTCGCCGCGACCGGCGTCTACGTCAGGCTCCGTGCGGACCCGTCGCTGCTCGCGAACTACACCGGAGCCACCGACCCCGAGTACGCAGCAGAACACGGCGGGAACGCCGCCGCAGCCACCGGCCTCGTGGTCGCCGTCTACGGCGCTGCCGACCTCGTCTGGTCGCTCCCGGCGTGGACCGTCGCCGCCGTCGTCGGCGCTGGCACCGTCGGCGCGTTCTGGGCGGCGGTCAGGGCGCAGGGCGTGTGACGCCGACAGGACTAACTCGCGGTCCACCGTCTCCCCGTCCATGCCCGAGGACGCCTTCGAGGCGCTCGCGGACGCCGACGTGCGCAACGACGCGACGTTCACGCTCGACGCCGAACACGCCACGCCCGTGTTCGGCCGGCAGGAGGACCCGCCCAGTGCCCCCGCTGCGACCGACGTCGACCCCGGCGAGACCGTCGACGTGCTCGGCACCTCCCACCTGCTCGCGCAGTTCGGTGCCGTCGCCCGCGAGGCGCTCCGCGGCCACCTCCCCGAGGGGTACGGAGCCGTCGAACGCGGAGCCTCCATCTCCCACCTCGCTCCGGTCGGCGTCGACGGCGACGTGACGGTGTCTGCGACGCTCGTTCGCGTCAGCCGACCGGACGTCCGGTTCGCCGTCCGCGCCGAGCGCGAGTCCGACGGTGCGGCGGTCGCCACCGGTGACCTGACCTTCCGCGTCGTCGACCGCGACCGCTTCCGGGGCTCGGTCCCCGAGTAGGCTTAAGGGCGCGCCGTGCGTCCCCTTACCCATGAGCGAGGACTGCATCTTCTGCCAGATTGTCGACGGCGAGATTCCCGGCCGCGTCGTCTACGAGGACGACGACGTGCTCGCGTTCCTCGACGCGAACCCGATGGCACCCGGCCACACGCTCGTCGTTCCGAAAGCCCACCACGAGACGCTCGGCGACCTCCCGGAGGCCGACGGTAGCGCCGTGTTCGCGGCGCTCCACCGGCTCGCCCCGCTCGTCGAGGACGCCGTCGACGCCGACGCCAGCACCGTCGCGTTCAACAACGGCGAGGCCGCCGGCCAGGAGATTCCCCACGTCCACGGTCACGTCATCCCGCGCTTCGAGGGCGACGGCGGCGGCCCCATCCACGTCGTCGCGGGCAGCCGCCCCGACCTCTCCGACGACGAGCTCGACGCCATCGCCGAGGACGTCGCGAACCGAGTGGAGTGACCGAGTCGGCGGCGGCTCGCTCGGGTGAGCGCGCGTGGCCGTAGACCCCGTACTCGCCGCTTACGTCGCCGCGTTCTCGCTCGCGGCGGCGGGCTGCTTCGTCAGCCTCTGGCGCGTCGACCGCATCGACAGCGCGGACACCCGCCGCGGGCTCGCCGCGCTGCTCGTCACCAGCGGCATCTGGGCGGCCGCCGGCGTCGGCTTCCTGCTCGCGCCGACTGCCGAGTGGGCCCACGCCTTCCACATCGCGGGCCTCGTCGCCGGGTTCAGCACGCCCGGTGCCTGGCTGTACTTCTGTTCGGCGTACACCGGCCGCACGTTCCACCAGGACCCGCGGTACCGGCGGTTCGCGCTCGCCGTCTTCGTCATCGTCGTCGCCGTGAAAGTCACGAACCCCGTCCACGGCGTCTACTTCACGATGGTCGCCGAACCCACGCCGTTCCCTCACCTCGCCGTCCAGAGCGGGGCGCTGCACTGGGTCATCGCGGGCGTCGCGTACGCGGTTTCCGCCGTCGGCTACTTCATGCTGCTCGAACTGTTCGACCAGACCAGCCTCGACACCCGGCCGCTCGTCGTGCTGGCGTCGCTCACCGCGCTCCCCGTCGCCGCCACCGTCGCCGGCGCTCGCGTGCCGTGGCTCGTCGACATGTCCTACGAGCCGCTCGGGGTCGCGACGTTCGCGGTCGGCGCGCTCTCGCTGTTCACGGGGACCTTCGAGCGCGTCCGCGTCACCGGCCAAATCGACAACCCGGTGGTGTTCGTCAGCGGCGAGGGCGACCTCCGGGACTTCAACGACGCGGCCCGCCAGCTGTTCCCCGAACTCGACGGCGCGACCGGCCGGCCGTTCGCCGACGTGCTGCCCGGGGTCGCAGACGCCGTCGCGGACGAGGGGACCGTGCTGGAGCGCGAGGTCGACGGGGAGACGCGGTCGCTGCTCGTGAGCGCCAACCAGTTCGCGGTCGGCCGCACCGAAATCGGCCGGCTGCTGCTGTTCTCGGACGTCACGGAGAGCGAGCGCCACCGCCGCGAACTCGAACGCCAGAACGAACGGCTCGAACAGTTCGCGAGCGTCGTCAGCCACGACCTCCGGAACCCACTGAACGTCGCGCAGGGCCGCCTCGACATCGCGCGGGACGGCCGCGAGGGCGACGGGAACCTCGCCACGGTCGCCGGCGCACTCGACCGCATGGAGGCGCTCGTCGACGACCTGCTCGCGCTCGCGCGCCAGGGC encodes:
- a CDS encoding thioesterase family protein — its product is MPEDAFEALADADVRNDATFTLDAEHATPVFGRQEDPPSAPAATDVDPGETVDVLGTSHLLAQFGAVAREALRGHLPEGYGAVERGASISHLAPVGVDGDVTVSATLVRVSRPDVRFAVRAERESDGAAVATGDLTFRVVDRDRFRGSVPE
- a CDS encoding HIT family protein, which translates into the protein MSEDCIFCQIVDGEIPGRVVYEDDDVLAFLDANPMAPGHTLVVPKAHHETLGDLPEADGSAVFAALHRLAPLVEDAVDADASTVAFNNGEAAGQEIPHVHGHVIPRFEGDGGGPIHVVAGSRPDLSDDELDAIAEDVANRVE
- a CDS encoding sensor histidine kinase, coding for MAVDPVLAAYVAAFSLAAAGCFVSLWRVDRIDSADTRRGLAALLVTSGIWAAAGVGFLLAPTAEWAHAFHIAGLVAGFSTPGAWLYFCSAYTGRTFHQDPRYRRFALAVFVIVVAVKVTNPVHGVYFTMVAEPTPFPHLAVQSGALHWVIAGVAYAVSAVGYFMLLELFDQTSLDTRPLVVLASLTALPVAATVAGARVPWLVDMSYEPLGVATFAVGALSLFTGTFERVRVTGQIDNPVVFVSGEGDLRDFNDAARQLFPELDGATGRPFADVLPGVADAVADEGTVLEREVDGETRSLLVSANQFAVGRTEIGRLLLFSDVTESERHRRELERQNERLEQFASVVSHDLRNPLNVAQGRLDIARDGREGDGNLATVAGALDRMEALVDDLLALARQGEVIGDTEPCDLRAVSEAAWENVDTDSATLRVAGDRTLAADRTRLVQLFENVFRNAVEHVGPDVTVTVGATGDGFFVADDGPGIPDGERAEVFEPGVTTTDTGTGFGLAIVASIASAHDWSIRATDGEDGGARFEVSGVEPAEHHD